The genomic interval TTTTTGGTTGAACCAAAGTTTAAGATTTATAAAACTTAaatccaacaaaaaaaaaatgttatatttcaatttttttaattgaactttaaattaaaaagtccaaattaaaaaaaatcatgaaagcATACACTATTTCCTCGACGTCTAGACGATTCAATCGATTAATTGACGCCTAGGGTCGCCTAATCCTGCCTAGGTGCCAAGGCCATCTACGCTGATCGACTAACATATTTTCGGTGTGGCTCATTGGCACTTAGCAGCTAGGCACCACCTACGCTGCCGTTTAGGCCGATTTTTAGAATATTGATTTTTAGAAGTGAAATgcaaagtttcaaaattttagaggATTCTAAAAAGTTAGTCgtttaaattctaatttaatgtctttaaagataaaattaacattTTATAATAAGTGTTTGTCTAATGTCTATAATAAATGGTTGTTTGagagtttgatttatttatatttttggtaGAAAATTGGAATGCTTATTAATAGAAAGTATCTATCATGACATGATAagtggaaaagaaaaaaattgaagaaaTTATTGAGTCTTAAAAAGGGTGATCACATATTTGTTGTCAAAGAATTAAAAAATCCATCACTTGAAGATTTGGATAATGTATAGGAAAAAAATAATTGCAATGAATTACATGAAGGGTTAGCCGTTGAAAATGATGTAAAGGAAGATATGAATGAGATTGAAGGTAATGAAAGTAGTGATAGTTCATTGATTCCACTTAACATTTTTTATTCTATAAATTAGGAGAATTTAAATTCCAAGTGAAATGATCAATTAATAGAAAAGAGTTCCATATGAGATGTATTGACAGGGAGAGGTCGTAAAGATTTAGATAGGTCAAATAGATGATTTTCTTCATATTTCTACACTTAGATTTTGACAAATGGTCAAAAACACTTTAGAGATTTGTTGGTATATTCAAAAGCATTTGATAAAGCATTATGTTTTTGTTTCAAGTTGTTTAAAAAGGGATCTCAACCAAGTCAACTAGCAAATGAGGGATACTGTGATTGAGAGCATCTTAGTAGTAGACTTAAAAAACATGAGACAAATATTAAGCATGTTAATTATTATGCTAGTTGGTCTGAGTTGTATATCAGGTTAGTGAAGAGTACAGCAATTGATCATGTTATTCAAGATCAAATCAAGAAGGTaaaagagtattggaggaaggtATTATACCGATTATTTTCACTTGTGAGACATTTGACTAAACAAAACGTAGCATTTCGTGGTAGTAATAAGAAGCTTTATAATAATAACAATGGAAACTTTATTCTATTGTTGAGTGAGACTAAGTGATGAAGGAGTATCTTGAAAGAAATACACATCATTATTATCATAGCTACAAAATTCAGAATGAATTGATATATTTGTTAGCTTATGAAATCAAGAGTTGTATtcttcaaaatattaaaaaaaaaaaataagttcttTTTTTTAATACTTGATTGCACTCATAATGTTAGTAATCAAGAGCAAATGACTTTGGTTATAGATGTGTTGATGTTTCTACAAGCCCAATGGAAGTAGAAGCATATCTTTTGGGATTTTTAAAAGTGGATGATACAATAAGACAAGGGTTATTTGAAGAACTACAAGATGTATTGAAAAGTTTTTATCTTGATAATGTGGGAGGGCAAGGATATGATAATGGAGCAAATATGAAAGGGAGACGTCAAGACATATAAAAAAATTGTTGAATATAAATGTTATAACATTATACACTccatgttgttgttattgtttgaATTTAACACTTTGTGATATTGCAAATTCCTATGGAAAAGTAAAAGACTTTTTTTAGTAGTACAACAAATTTATACAATATTTTCTTATTCTACGAAGAGATGGAAGGTTTTGATAGATTGTGTGACGGTAACAAGTTTAACACAGATCGTGTGACAGTAACAAGTTTAACTCTCAAACCATTATCAATCACTCAATGAGCAAGTCATATTGAAAGTGTAAAAGTAGTGATACTTCAAACTCAACAAATTAGAGAAGCATGTttgagtgtcaactttatcatatAATTAGGAAGATGAAATATATATGCCTTCCCAGGTAGAGTTGAGTTGGTACTCGGACAGAGTTTGGCATCATAGAGACATTGTTCGATTCTCGATATTACTTTGGAATGTATGAGGCTGCTAAGGTAATGATTTCATCTTTGCTATCAAAGAAAGGCaaagataattttttataataataaaataagataaaatttatttaaatatagataatgatataataaaaaataaactcaTTGAATTCATTTAATGAGATAAGATTGACCATTGTTGTTATGGTTATATGAACATTTTCTTTTATCATCTATCCTCCTAAATAAATGAGTattaaaaaagaaataatttttaaattatacctCTATTACTGTAGTTTTCTTCTATTATCTATCCTCCAAGGTAAATTAgcattataaataataaaaaattacatcCCTGATATTTAATGTTTTTTCCAAATATTTATCCTTATTAACTGGAAAATATCCTTGACATTGTTattctaattttcaaaatgttttctatctatgatttaaaataaatatatttttgcaAACCACCACctaaattatttacttattaatggCGAGGAAGTATTTTAACTATAAAACGGAAAGTTTTGATGAAATCTCAggctatttgaaaaacttattgagctcattttaaacatgtgaataactGGATTAACAAAATATATATTGACAGATTACATACTACTTAAATGGGCTTTGTGGCCCATATAGCAAGGGACGGAACTACTGTTTATAGCCCATTATAGTGAGCGTCGGTTGGACCATTTCTCATACTGTAACAGACTTTTTTGGTGGTGAAGGTAATGGAGATGTCGCCGCCACCTCGATGACCACGAAGGCTCCCTCATCGTCGTCGTCGACGCCTCGGCGAGGAGTTCCTCCCATGGAGCTCGATCTCGATTCCTTCCTCAGATCCCACGGCGGtgacctcttctcctcctccagcgACGACGATGACGACGACCACGACGAAATCGACGCAGTTCATCGTCGGACCGTCGACGAGATTCTCAACGATTCcgattcctcctcttcttcctccctttccCCTCCTTCCCGGATCCCAATTCCCGCCCCCAAGACCCCAATTCCAACCCCTGATCCCAAGCCTAAGGAGGAAGCTGCTCTTGTTGAGGAAGCTTCGAGACGAACTCGAGATTCGATTTCCGAAGGCGCAGAGGAACCATCGACGTCGTTCGATTGGAGACGGCGATCTCGCGAGCTTTCTGCTTCCGTTTCCCTCTCTTCCTTAGGGCTGAGGAATGGTGCATCTTCCTCGTCTTCTTCATCTCGTCCGCTTCCCTCTTACTTTGGTGGTGTCAGGCTTAACCCTAAGCCTGGTGCTGCTCTTGCTGCTGCGGCCGCGGCCTCCCGCAGTGTCCCGACGCCTCATGCGATAGCTATTAAGAATAGGAGGGCAGGCATTGGCTCTGTCTGGAAAGATGCGGATGAAGGACTGGAGAGTGCTGGTTCGGAAGGACTGGATGGATCAGAGCATTCCGGAGGTACCTTTCTTAGTGAAAACTTGGAATCTGGGGTGGATGAAGAGGAAATTTTGCAGTCATCAGCTGAAGCAACTGAGGAAATCCATAGTGAGGTTGATATATTGGAACCATCTGGCCCAACACCTGCGCAATTGGAAACTAATGTAGTAGCAGAGGAACTAGGTGTTCATTTTGCTGCAGTAGAATCTTGCCAAACCCCTGGACAATTGGAAGCTAACGAAGATGTTCTCAATCTGTCGGAGACTAGCCAGGTACCGCCAGTTGCTGTGATTCCTGGTGAAGATTTTTCGATGTGGAATGATAATTTGCCACTGACAGACGGTGCTGCTGTCCCCCATGACATGGTTAACTCTAATAATCAAGTGGAACTGCAAGTTCCACCTACTGTTGGAGATAACGTCAATGGGGACAATGTTCCTAATGGAGGCGTAAGAGAGGAGAGAGAACAAGTTCATAGTGGGAGTGACATTGATAAATTAGTAGAGGAGCGATTGTCTCAGGCAGAGAACAGTAAGAGAGCTGAGAAGAAGGCTGAGAAAAAGCTCCGTGCCTCTATGAAGCCTCTTGAATGGGCCGAGGAGCTTGAAAAGCGGCATGCATCATCTGGTTTACACTGGGAGGAAGGGGCTGCTGCTCAGCCAATGAGACTACAGGGCATCCGAAGGGGACCACCTGCTGTTGGATACTTGCAAATAGATCTTGACAATGCAATCACTCgttctatttcttcacaacaaTTCAAGCGTGACCATGGTTCCCCGCAAGTGGTTGCAGTTCACTTGAATTATATAGCTGTAGGCATGTCTAAAGGAACCATTATAGTTTTAGCTAGCAAATACTCTGCTCACTCTGCTGACAGTACAGATTCCAAGGTTGTCCCTTATCATTCATTTGATTGTATCACATCCGGTTTACATTTATGCTTTTGCATCATTTGCCTATATATTCATTCTTTAGTGGTACATGTTTGTAGCCAAGCATGTGTAGTATGATTCAACTTCTATTTCTGTTGGGAGTGTTTAAGTTGCCTAATAGAAATGAACAATTAGAAATTTAAACGTCCTTTTTTCTAATATGCGTTGAGCAGAAATTCCTAGTGGTGATGAGTTGTTACAGTGCTATATTCTTTCTTTGGTAAGCGAAGTATGGTCATGAAGTTGGTTTACTATAGGCTACATTTCACCTTCCTTTTGTGGTCTCCAAGATTTTAGTGTTCCAACAATCTGCTCTCCACAGGGTTTTAAGAATGCACTTCTTTCACTGCCTAGATGAAGGCTGTTTTTGGAGGCTTGAACTTGAATACTTAATGTGAGAATTTGTAGAAACCAACTTTGTGGTAGAAGCATCTTAAAATCAGTATTGTAGATATGCCACTGAAACAAGGAAATCCAGTCATTATTAACCCAATTAAGCTTCATCTCGGGTCATCTGCTCTCTCTAAAGACTATTTTTGGCTCACAACAAGCCTGAACTAATTCAACTGGGATTATTGGGTGGCTGATCCTGGCCATGCATGTATGTATGATTGACCAAAAAATGCCTTTTTGTTTCTCTTGGAAATTTTTTGGTTATGTTATTACAATTTTGTTGGTCATGATTGTTTGATGCAGTCATGGGAGTTCACTATCGTCCAAAATCTGACTTACTATTGTATGTATTAATTAGATTTTCTTTGCTTTCACTATTCTGTATAACACAGAAGAACATCTGCAAATTAGTTTAGGTGTTTGCCTAGATTGAAGGAAAAGTGGGGCACCAATGTAGTGCCCCAATGTGCTTCAGATGAGGCATCTCATAATTGGTGACAACTACTCAGGCTTAGGTTATGTTTGTATAACACCCCAATTCAGTACTACATGGTGAGTTGTTGGCTAATAGAGGGTCATTATAAGCATAGATCATCTAGCTGCTGTTAAATGAACTTGGCTTTAAATTTTGGGTCAGTCGTTGGATCTCATAAGTGAATGGATCAGTTCTTTCATCCAAGCAGGCTGTGATAGATTTTATATTTGTTCATTtgtcatgttatgttatgacctAGTTCTTTGCTAATTATCTTGTTCTATAAAATTTCCAGTGCTTTACTTTGCTTGGATCAGTGCCTAGTATCAATGCCATACAGACCTAAGCACCTTAAAGTGCATGACAATGTGGAAAAACTTATTGGTTCTAAAGCATATTTGTCTTGCAGATGCTAACGTTTGGTTCTCATGCTGAGAAAACTCAGATATCTGTAACGTCAATGTGCTTTAATCAGCAAGGTGATTTACTATTAGCTGGATATGGTAATGGTCATTTAACAATTTGGGATGTACAGAAAGCAATAGCAGCAAAAGTTATCACTGGAGAGCATGCAGTGCCAGTTGTCCATACACTGTTTTTAGGACAAGATCCACAAGTCACTCGCCAGTTTAAAGCTGTTACTGGCGATTCTAGGGGGCTTGTTTTATTACATACAGCTTCTGTTGTTCCTCTGCTCAATCGTTTCTCTATCAAGACACAAGTAATTGAAAAAGTTCTTGATACTCATCTATTTTAGAATCTCTTATTATTTGTCCTcatctcttttaaaatccttgCAACAGTGTCTACTTGATGGCCAAAAAACTGGAACAGTGCTGTGTGCTTCCCCCCTTCAATTGTATGATATGCATGGATTTGTATCTGCACCTTCTCAAATTCATTCATCAGCATCCTCCAATGGCCTTAGCAGCATGGTTGGAGGTGTTGTTGGAGGTGTAGTTGGAGGGGAGAGTGGATGGAAGCTCTTCAATGAAGGTTCTCCAGTGGTGGAAGAAGGTGTGGTCATATTTGTCACCCATCAAAATGCTTTGGTGGTACGGAACATTCATATAGATAGAGAAAAGACAGTATTATTCTTGCAGTTTATCTTAAATTAACTATAAATACTGATATTTTGTACACATTGTGTCATTGATCATTTCAGGTAAGACTAAGTCCGAATGTAGAGGTGTTCGATAAATTTCCTAGACCAGAGGGTGTTCGTGAAGGGTCCATGCCTTATGCTGCATGGAAATGGACATTGGCAGATGACTCATCACTAGGTCTGGCTCTAAAGTTTCCTGGACAACTTTGTACTTATATGCGCATGAAGGCTCATTGTTCTTATGAGAATAATGTTCCCATCTGCAGATTCTTCTGATAAAGTTTCATGGCTTGCAATTGCATGGGACCGAAATGTCCAAGTGGCCCAGTTGGTAAAATCAGAGATGAAAAAATACAGGGAGTGGAACCTTGATAGTGCTGCCATAGGCATTGCATGGTTAGATGATAAGGTACTTTTATATCTCCACCAtccatgattgttttgggttcaTTCATTGTGTGGCAAATAAAATTGTTTATTGGTTGTCTTTTTGTAGATGCTAGTGGTTGTTACACTTAGAGGACAACTTTGCTTGTTTACGAAAGATGGAAATGAGATTCATCGTACAAGTTTTATTGTAAGCGGattgggaattgatgatgtaatAACTTATAACACATTTTTTTCTAACACCTTTGGAAATCCAGAGAAGGGTTTTCACAATTCTATAGCAGTAAGAGGAGCTACAGTATACATATTAGGGCCAATGCATCTTATAGTTTCACGTCTACTTCCTTGGAGAGAGAGGATTCAAGTACTGCAGAGAGCAGGTGATTGGATGGGTGCACTTGATATGTCAATGAGGCTTTATGATGGCCATGCCCAGGGTGTAATTGATCTTCCAAGAACAGTTGTTGCTATAAGGGAGGTTATAATGCCATTTCTTGTGGAGTTAATTTTATCATACGTGGATGAAGTTTTCTCAtatatttcagttgcattttgcAACCAAATTGAAAAAGCCGGTCTAGTGGAAGATATAAAGTCATCAGACAGTACCCTTcagaaagagatagaggatcaGTATGCTCGTGTTGGTGGTGTAGCTGTGGAGTTTTGCATACACATAAGTAGGATTGACATCTTATTCGATAGTATCTTCACTAAATTTGTTGCTGTTCAGCATGGAGGTAATGCTTATACTACTTAAAGTAATGTAGGATTCATATTCTTTTCTGTTAGAATTCAGCTTCTTATgggtctttatttatttatttattttcctgatgTACTTCATTTATAGAGTGGAATATTGGGTTAGAGCTCTctgttttttaaaaaactaataaatGCATTTAATTCTCACAGAAATCATTAAGATCAATGTTTCATAGGATCACTAGTAAGGGTGCAAAATACTTGAGCCCAAGTTGATGATCTTTCACTTATCTAAACCTTTTAAACCTCCGTTATTTGTTCGCAATTTCTAAACTGGACTGACTTGGAGATATCACATAACTAGAGTGGAATATTAATTACCCTATCTACTAGCTATGCCAATTCATTGTCATCATCAACATGGtttactcaaaattaaaaaaaaaccaacAACAAAAGATTAGTTTCTTTATCGTCTAGAGATGCCAACTCATTATCATCATCAACATGTGGTAGTCCCAGCTATTTGGGAACACATGAATCTTATTGAGCTTATGCTTGACAATATTTAGCAATTTGTATCAGTTGAGTAATTCTTTATTACATTGAGTAGTGTTTTCTTTAGTCTAtctatcttttatatttttcactctaataaattcaacttttctaaATAGAGTTTCCAATTTAGTCTATCGTGCTCTATCATTCAATTATATACCCTTTAGATAAAATCAACAGGTTTTCAAatacaaaattttgataaatactAATGTCTCAAGCTTGTTCTTGTTATGCACATATACTAATGTTATGACAGGCACATTTTTGGAGATCTTGGAGCCATACATTCTGAAAGACATGCTTGGATCTTTACCACCAGAGGTGATTCTTGCATTTCCCACCAATATAGGATTGATTACATCCATTCATAGTTGTTGAccattaaattcttttttttccttaaacaaACTTACAGATCATGCAAGCCCTAGTAGAGCACTATAGTAGCAGAGGATGGTTGCAACGTGTTGAACAATGCGTCCTTCACATGAATATTTCTTCTCTGGACTTTAATCAAGTAATCTAATTTGATTAGTTTGGAAAACTTCTATTTGGTTTTTTTCTCTAAGATTTACTAGTTTGCACTGAGGCATATTCTGTATATTCTTTATTTTGATTTGAGATTTGAGGCTATTCCAATATTTTCATCATGCAGGTTGTAAGATTATGTCGTGAACATGGTCTTTATGGTGCACTGATATATCTTTTCAATCGAGGTTTAGATGACTACAGGACACCATTAGAGGAACTTATATGTGTTGTAAAAGATAGTTCAAGAACAGACGCTGCTTCTATTGGGTATGCCCTACTTTTGCTTGGTCAATATATCTGAAATTCCGCGGCCTTCATGCATTTGGTTTCTCTACCATGTTTCTTTGAAGTTTGTAACACAGTATGAGGAACATGATTGAGATTTGAGTATCGTTTTATGTTGTTTGGAGGAACCTTTTTAGGCTTGGGATCCTGCAAATAAATTTGTTTTCTATTTCACATAAATAAAAAATCAgtagaaaactattttaaaaagaaaacatAAGGAGTAACAAAAATACTTGCTTTCCACGATTTTCTAAGCTACCTTATTATGTGGTGATAGAGAAGCCTACGTTCAGTTTGTCATCCTCAAATAAATTGCATCATTATCACCATTAGTTGTGGCCAATTACACAGAATATGTACGGTTAATGAGATCATAACTGTATGTATACAAACACCCACTCCCTACTTCCATTATGGGTGGCGGGCTTCATCCATGTTTTGAAATAACATATAATACACATCTAATAGCTTTGAGGATATCTTGTGGGATTTTGGATTTTTTATATTGTTTTCTTTTACTGTTCTGTTTTGATGCCCAAATAGGTATGTATtctttaatttattcaatttttcttaATCCTtcaaaaatttgaattttcaaatataAAAATCAAGAATAGTTGAGTTCTCCGCACTTGatcaataaaatttatttaccttcagtgataaaatattaaagttttgTTAAATTCATCAAATTATTAATTTACTCATTATTTATGTTGGATTCTTTGCTTTAGTTGCTGAAATGAATAAATCAAGCGACATTCTCTTGCTTGTATTATGGTCTATGATTAAGATGTTTGGCTTGCTGATACATGacattataacaattataaattACAGTTTTGGTGCATACATCCATGTGTATTAGTCATTTTTACACGAGAAAACCTGAAGGTACatcaatttatttattattattgattTGTCAATATTAAAGTGTCATATACTTGTTTTCTattaacaactctattctataaACTAGTTCTTTATTTTTACATGGTAATTAATAGCCTATACTATCCATTTAAGCAGGTACCGGATGCTTGTTTATCTAAAGTATTGTTTTCAGGGTTTAGCATTCCCCCCTGGTATGCTTTTACTCATTCTTCGATATGATTGTAGGACAAAACTAACATATTGCATATTGTTgaacttttatttatttacttgtttgtgtaaattttatttgattttcaaTATGAGCTACATATCCATGCACATATATACCACCACATACTGGTTTGGTTTATCAGAACCATGACTAGAACCTGCATATTGAGAACAGTTTTAGAACCTTTGGGGGAAAAGCAAATAGAAGccttgatctttaggactatatcTGTGCCCTGAAGCAATCTGTGAACTGTGTGAACCTAGCTGCTCACACTTTGAATGTTCATTGTGAGTAAAATCAGTAAAAAAAGCCAGATTCACTTATCATTTCATAAACTAGACTAACAATTGCCTGAAAGTCTTCTCGAGGTGGAATAATTTATAGTGTACTTTTTCTTGTTGAGGTTCCATTTTTTTGTCATGTCTGAAAGATAAATGAGGTCAAAGGTTTTACCATATGAATAATTATAGAGTCCGCTTGATCTAGTATTTACCTGTTTCATTTCTCC from Zingiber officinale cultivar Zhangliang chromosome 6B, Zo_v1.1, whole genome shotgun sequence carries:
- the LOC121991931 gene encoding vacuolar protein sorting-associated protein 8 homolog isoform X1, whose protein sequence is MTTKAPSSSSSTPRRGVPPMELDLDSFLRSHGGDLFSSSSDDDDDDHDEIDAVHRRTVDEILNDSDSSSSSSLSPPSRIPIPAPKTPIPTPDPKPKEEAALVEEASRRTRDSISEGAEEPSTSFDWRRRSRELSASVSLSSLGLRNGASSSSSSSRPLPSYFGGVRLNPKPGAALAAAAAASRSVPTPHAIAIKNRRAGIGSVWKDADEGLESAGSEGLDGSEHSGGTFLSENLESGVDEEEILQSSAEATEEIHSEVDILEPSGPTPAQLETNVVAEELGVHFAAVESCQTPGQLEANEDVLNLSETSQVPPVAVIPGEDFSMWNDNLPLTDGAAVPHDMVNSNNQVELQVPPTVGDNVNGDNVPNGGVREEREQVHSGSDIDKLVEERLSQAENSKRAEKKAEKKLRASMKPLEWAEELEKRHASSGLHWEEGAAAQPMRLQGIRRGPPAVGYLQIDLDNAITRSISSQQFKRDHGSPQVVAVHLNYIAVGMSKGTIIVLASKYSAHSADSTDSKMLTFGSHAEKTQISVTSMCFNQQGDLLLAGYGNGHLTIWDVQKAIAAKVITGEHAVPVVHTLFLGQDPQVTRQFKAVTGDSRGLVLLHTASVVPLLNRFSIKTQCLLDGQKTGTVLCASPLQLYDMHGFVSAPSQIHSSASSNGLSSMVGGVVGGVVGGESGWKLFNEGSPVVEEGVVIFVTHQNALVVRLSPNVEVFDKFPRPEGVREGSMPYAAWKWTLADDSSLDSSDKVSWLAIAWDRNVQVAQLVKSEMKKYREWNLDSAAIGIAWLDDKMLVVVTLRGQLCLFTKDGNEIHRTSFIVSGLGIDDVITYNTFFSNTFGNPEKGFHNSIAVRGATVYILGPMHLIVSRLLPWRERIQVLQRAGDWMGALDMSMRLYDGHAQGVIDLPRTVVAIREVIMPFLVELILSYVDEVFSYISVAFCNQIEKAGLVEDIKSSDSTLQKEIEDQYARVGGVAVEFCIHISRIDILFDSIFTKFVAVQHGGTFLEILEPYILKDMLGSLPPEIMQALVEHYSSRGWLQRVEQCVLHMNISSLDFNQVVRLCREHGLYGALIYLFNRGLDDYRTPLEELICVVKDSSRTDAASIGYRMLVYLKYCFQGLAFPPGHGTISSQRLQSVREELLSFLLEDSKSLTSPVFKSFKASCGICPNLCYLLWLATEATLKVIRCAFLEEGCTQIVDSMHYKVESNAEDGKEEDFHRIKVQNAMVQSIANTLIDILDLKSVVIKSFVIEDSAEVWPSKEDLGQILEFIAFLVSYKQATISEKVLKHILRHLTSQDKTSDDPNMKYEVSRPEKQVLTLLKVAPQVDWNSDDVMHLCIDAHFYQACGLIHEIRGQFVDALDSYMKDQDEPIHAFAFINKIMLQLKNNNVSFKMAVISRIPELIKLSRECAFFLVIDQFSSETQDILSELRSHPQSLFLFLKTTLEIHLSGNLKFPVLETLCLSNPPFGEIRETPNNLEEYAERLASFPKLLHQNTIQVNDELTELFLSLLCQFERNSVLKFLETFDNYRLEQCLHICQEYGVTDAAAFLLERVGDVGSALMLMLTGLNEKIDLLVDAVEKKIYEVASSDSLWQFEDIMNLNEVISVSDVLHASISLCQRNTRRLDTTESESLWFRLLDFYSQPMKWLCAIKPASLNQKHGNPDHMNVLEPMPKWKISHKTSATILRKLFSQFVGELIEGMAGYMPLPVIMAKLLSDNGNQEFGDFKLTILQMLGTYGYERKILGTAKSLIEDDTFYSLSLLKKGVSHAYAPQDFICCICRCTFTKGSTSGIRVFSCGHTTHLQCEFEESKKSESVRCPICLPKKNPRPRNKSFFLENGLVKGSTSSQPSESIFSVQHVHESEVMEKPFGLQQISRFEILNNLQKNGKFLRTETLPQLKLSPPAIYHEKIQQRSISVVGEPSDSAQKIDKPSKLWQLKDLKSRGSLNMFPLRSNIFGPEKNKVR
- the LOC121991931 gene encoding vacuolar protein sorting-associated protein 8 homolog isoform X2, whose amino-acid sequence is MTTKAPSSSSSTPRRGVPPMELDLDSFLRSHGGDLFSSSSDDDDDDHDEIDAVHRRTVDEILNDSDSSSSSSLSPPSRIPIPAPKTPIPTPDPKPKEEAALVEEASRRTRDSISEGAEEPSTSFDWRRRSRELSASVSLSSLGLRNGASSSSSSSRPLPSYFGGVRLNPKPGAALAAAAAASRSVPTPHAIAIKNRRAGIGSVWKDADEGLESAGSEGLDGSEHSGGTFLSENLESGVDEEEILQSSAEATEEIHSEVDILEPSGPTPAQLETNVVAEELGVHFAAVESCQTPGQLEANEDVLNLSETSQVPPVAVIPGEDFSMWNDNLPLTDGAAVPHDMVNSNNQVELQVPPTVGDNVNGDNVPNGGVREEREQVHSGSDIDKLVEERLSQAENSKRAEKKAEKKLRASMKPLEWAEELEKRHASSGLHWEEGAAAQPMRLQGIRRGPPAVGYLQIDLDNAITRSISSQQFKRDHGSPQVVAVHLNYIAVGMSKGTIIVLASKYSAHSADSTDSKMLTFGSHAEKTQISVTSMCFNQQGDLLLAGYGNGHLTIWDVQKAIAAKVITGEHAVPVVHTLFLGQDPQVTRQFKAVTGDSRGLVLLHTASVVPLLNRFSIKTQCLLDGQKTGTVLCASPLQLYDMHGFVSAPSQIHSSASSNGLSSMVGGVVGGVVGGESGWKLFNEGSPVVEEGVVIFVTHQNALVVRLSPNVEVFDKFPRPEGVREGSMPYAAWKWTLADDSSLDSSDKVSWLAIAWDRNVQVAQLVKSEMKKYREWNLDSAAIGIAWLDDKMLVVVTLRGQLCLFTKDGNEIHRTSFIVSGLGIDDVITYNTFFSNTFGNPEKGFHNSIAVRGATVYILGPMHLIVSRLLPWRERIQVLQRAGDWMGALDMSMRLYDGHAQGVIDLPRTVVAIREVIMPFLVELILSYVDEVFSYISVAFCNQIEKAGLVEDIKSSDSTLQKEIEDQYARVGGVAVEFCIHISRIDILFDSIFTKFVAVQHGGTFLEILEPYILKDMLGSLPPEIMQALVEHYSSRGWLQRVEQCVLHMNISSLDFNQVVRLCREHGLYGALIYLFNRGLDDYRTPLEELICVVKDSSRTDAASIGYRMLVYLKYCFQGLAFPPGHGTISSQRLQSVREELLSFLLEDSKSLTSPVFKSFKASCGICPNLCYLLWLATEATLKVIRCAFLEEGCTQIVDSMHYKVESNAEDGKEEDFHRIKVQNAMVQSIANTLIDILDLKSVVIKSFVIEDSAEVWPSKEDLGQILEFIAFLVSYKQATISEKVLKHILRHLTSQDKTSDDPNMKYEVSRPEKQVLTLLKVAPQVDWNSDDVMHLCIDAHFYQACGLIHEIRGQFVDALDSYMKDQDEPIHAFAFINKIMLQLKNNNVSFKMAVISRIPELIKLSRECAFFLVIDQFSSETQDILSELRSHPQSLFLFLKTTLEIHLSGNLKFPVLETLCLSNPPFGEIRETPNNLEEYAERLASFPKLLHQNTIQVNDELTELFLSLLCQFERNSVLKFLETFDNYRLEQCLHICQEYGVTDAAAFLLERVGDVGSALMLMLTGLNEKIDLLVDAVEKKIYEVASSDSLWQFEDIMNLNEVISVSDVLHASISLCQRNTRRLDTTESESLWFRLLDFFLQLFSANEVALCHQTSFFESKTWQSRSHECLGAHA